A genomic segment from Hippoglossus stenolepis isolate QCI-W04-F060 chromosome 3, HSTE1.2, whole genome shotgun sequence encodes:
- the mrps16 gene encoding 28S ribosomal protein S16, mitochondrial: MVHLSSLLLKKYHGGYVVIRLALAGHKQANRPFYRIVAAYNKRARDGKYIEQLGSYDPLPNIYNEKLVSLNFDRIKYWIGCGAHPTNPVSKLLGLAGFFPLHPMTITEAERLRARTEQTVTGTEEGLEVGQQQAEV; the protein is encoded by the exons catcaCTCCTCCTGAAGAAGTACCACGGGGGTTATGTTGTCATCCGACTGGCTCTTGCAGGCCACAAACAAGCCAACAGACCCTTTTACCGCATCGTAGCTGCGTACAATAAAAGGGCGAGAGATGGCAAATACATTGAGCAGCTGGGTTCCTATGACCCCCTCCCTAACATCTACAACGAGAAACTTGTCAGCCTCAACTTCGACCGAATCAAGTACTGGATCGGCTGCGGTGCACACCCTACAAATCCTGTGTCCAAACTTCTAG GGTTGGCGGGATTCTTCCCTCTGCACCCCATGACGATCACGGAGGCAGAGCGTCTCAGAGCCCGAACAGAGCAGACTGTAACAGGAACAGAGGAGGGTCTGGAGGTGGGACAGCAGCAGGCTGAAGTGTGA